A segment of the uncultured Desulfobulbus sp. genome:
GCGCCTGTTCCTGCGAGAGCAACACCGCCCGTTATGCCCTGGAAAAACGCTACATGCACTCCTGCCGCGATATCTTCCTCAAGGAGATCCTCGATTGGGGGCAGGGCATGGATAAACGCGACCAGGTCTGCAATATCAATTTTTTCATGAACGTGCCGGTCAACCCCGAGGGGGGTTCCAACTTCGAAGACGGCATCTCCGAGGCCAACAAGTACGTGGAGCTGAGGGCGGAGATGGATGTGATTGTGCTCATCTCCAACTGTCCCCAGCTCAACAACCCCTGCAATGCCTACAACCCGACCCCGGTTGAAGTCCGGATCTGGTCCGCTCAACAATAAGGAAAGAGAACGATGTTTACCAAGGTGTTAGTTGCCAACAGGGGCGAGATCGCCTGCCGCATCCTGCGCACCCTTCGTACCATGGGGATTGGTTCCGTTGCCGTGTATTCCGAGGTCGACGATCATGCCCGTCACGTGCTCGAGGCGGACGAGGCCTATCTGCTCGGACCGGCCCCGGCGGCGCAGAGCTATCTGGACGGGGAAAAAATCCTCGCCATAGCCAAGGCGTGCGGGGTCCAGGCCATTCATCCCGGCTATGGTTTCTTGAGTGAAAATGCCCAGTTCTGCCGCCGCTGCGAGGAGGAGGGGATTGTCTTTATCGGGCCCACGGCCGAGCAGCTGGTCGATTTCGGTCTCAAGCATCGCGCCCGCGAGTTGGCCGACACCTTTCAAGTGCCCCTGCTTCCGGGTTCCCCCCTGTTGACCTCGGCCGAGCATGCCCTGGGCTATGCGCAGCAGATCGGCTACCCGGTGATGCTCAAATCGAGCGCCGGCGGTGGCGGAATCGGTATGGCCCTGTGCCGCACCGGCGAGGATTTGCTTGAAGCCTTTGAGCGCATTCAACGGCTGTCGGCAAACAACTTCTCCAACACCGCCATCTACCTGGAAAAGTTCATCGAGCAGGCCCGCCATGTGGAGGTGCAGATTTTCGGTGACGGCAAGGGGAGCGCCCTGGTGCTCGGCGACCGCGACTGCTCGGTACAGCGGCGCAATCAGAAGGTGATCGAGGAAACCCCGGCCCCGGGACTCTCCGACCTACTCAGACAGGAATTGCACCAGACGGCCAAGCGCCTGGCCGAAGGGGTCGCGTACCGTTCTGCTGGCACTGTGGAGTTCGTCTACGATGCCGAGGCGGCCCAATTTTATTTTCTCGAGGTCAACACCCGTCTGCAGGTGGAGCACTGTGTCACCGAAGCGGTCTACGGCGTCGACCTGGTACAGTGGATGGTGGAACTTGCCGCCGGCGAGCAACCGAATTTTGCAGCCGCCACCGAGCATCCGCAGGGGGCGGCTATCGAGGTGCGTGTCTACGCAGAAGATCCGGGAAAGAACTACCAACCCAGTTCCGGCGTCCTCACCGAGGTGCTCTTTCCCGAGGATATTCGCCTTGAGTCTTGGGTGAGTCGCGGCAGCGAAGTCAGTGCCTATTACGATCCGCTCTTGGCGAAGGTCATTGTCCATGGCCCGAGTCGTGAGGCCGCGGTCAAGGGACTGCAGGAGGCACTTGCCCAGTCCAGGATTGCCGGGCTGGAAACAAACCTGCTGCTGCTTGGCCAGATCGCTGCATGCCCAGCCTTTGTCCAGGGTTCATATACCACCCGTATCCTTGATGGGCTTGTCTATCAGGCGCCCACCATCGCCGTCGATCTTCCCGGCATGCAGACCTCGGTCCAGGATTATCCCGGCCGCCAAGGCTATTGGGCGGTGGGTGTGCCGCCTTCGGGCCCGATGGACAGCCTCAATCACCGCCTGGCCAACCGTATCGTCGGCAACGGCGAAGAGGCGGCTGCCCTGGAGATGACCGTGCAGGGCCCGACCCTGAGCTTTAACGTGGATGCAATCATCGCCCTGACCGGTGCGGATATGCAGGCCAAGGTCAATGGCAAGGCGGTGGAACGATTTGCGCCGCTGGCCCTAGTCGCCGGAGACGTGTTGAGCATGGAGGTGGCCCGCGAAGGCCAGCGCGCCTACCTCGCGGTACGCGGCGGCCTTGATGTGCCCCACTACATGGGCAGCCGTTCGACCTTTACCCTGGGGCAGTTCGGTGGCCATGCCGGCCGCAGCCTCAGGGCGGGCGACGTGCTCCGCATCGGCAGCGATATCGCCTGCGAGCCGCAACCGCTGCCAGCTGGCCTTCAGCCGCAGTTCCCCTCCACCTGGGAGATTGGCGTACTCTATGGTCCCCACGGAGCCCCGGATTTTTTCACCGAGGCGGATATGGCCACCTTCTTTGCCACCGACTGGGAGGTGCATTACAACTCCTCCCGTACCGGCGTGCGTCTGATCGGGCCCAGCCCCGAGTGGGCCCGTTCCGATGGCGGCGAGGCCGGGCTGCATCCGTCCAACATCCACGATAACGCCTATGCCATCGGCGCGGTCGATTTCACCGGCGACATGCCGGTCATTCTCGGACCGGACGGTCCCAGTCTCGGTGGCTTTGTCTGCCCGGTGACCGTGGTCCAGGCAGAGTTGTGGAAGGTGGGCCAATTGCGCCCCGGCGACCGGATCCGTTTCAAACGTCTCTCACTCGACACGGCGCAAAAGCTGGAAGCAGGCCAAGAGGCCTCGATTTACCAGCTGAGCCTCCCGCAACCGGTGAGCCTGGATGATCCCGCGGGTGCGGAGGAATCCGCCATTGTTGCCTGGGCTGCCCATCATGGGGACAGGGTTATTTACCGTCGGGCCGGGGATAAGTATCTGCTCATCGAGTACGGCGCCCTGGAGCTCGACCTGCGCCTGCGGTTGCATGTGCATGCCCTGATGCTCGCCATGGAAAAACACCAGATCAACGGCATTATCGATATCACCCCAGGCATTCGCTCCCTGCAGCTCCATTACGACAATCGATTGCTGCCGCTTTCCGAACTACTGGCGCTGTTGCAGCAACTGGAGGAGGAAATTGCCGGATTTGATGCCCAGGATATTCCCGCGCGTATCGTCTCCCTACCGCTGAGCTGGGACGATGAGGCCACCCATACCGCGATCAACAAATACATGCAGTCGGTGCGGCCGGATGCGCCCTGGTGTCCGTCCAATATCGAGTTCATCCGGAGGATCAACGGCCTGGAGTCGATCGAGGAGGTCAAGGAGATCCTCTTTAACGCCAGCTATCTGGTTATGGGATTGGGGGATGTCTACCTGGGGGCGCCGGTGGCCACCCCCCTCGATCCGCGCCATCGGCTGGTGACCACCAAGTACAATCCGGCCCGTACCTGGACCCCGGAAAACGCGGTGGGCATCGGCGGCGCCTACCTCTGCGTTTACGGCATGGAAGGCCCCGGAGGGTATCAGTTTGTCGGGCGGACGGTGCAGATGTGGAACCGTTACAACACCACCAAGGAATTCGAGCCGGGCAAACCGTGGTTACTGCGCTTTTTCGACCAGATTCGGTTTTATCCGGTCAGTCACGAGGAACTCATGCAAATGCGTCACGACTTTCCCCATGGGGCAGCCGGGTTAAAGATCGAGGAGACCGTGTTCAACCTCAGTCAGTACCAGCATTTTCTCGCGGCAAATCGGGAGGCGATCTCTGCCTTCAAAAAACGGCAGCAACAGGCCTTTGAGGCCGAACGGCAGGCCTGGATCGAAAACGGGCAGCTCAACTTTCACAGTGAGGAGCCGGTGGAAAGCGAGCCCGAGGTTGCCGCACCCCTTTTCGAGGGATGCGCACCCGTGGTCAGCCCGGTTGCGGGGAGTCTGTGGAAGCTGCAGGTGGAGGCGGAAACGTCGGTCCAGGCGGGAGACACCATCGCCATTGTCGAGTGCATGAAGATGGAGATCAGCCTCAAGGCCCACTGCAACGGCGTGATCAAGCAAATCCTTTGCAGCGAAGGCGAGCGGGTCGCCGCCGGTCAATGTCTGGCAAGCCTGTTACCCGAGGAGGTCTGAGCCATGCAACTCAATATCAGTTTTCTGCAGGAGCAGTATCGTCAAGGCAGCCTCACCCCGCGGCAGCTCATCAGCGATCTTCTCGGCCAATGCCGCGCAGAAGATCCGGCCATCTGGATTCATCTCCTGAGTGAGGCCGAAATCGAACCCTATCTGCAGCGTCTGCAACAGGCCGAAATGGAGGAGCTGCCCCTCTACGGGATTCCCTTTGCGATCAAGGATAATATCGACCTGGCCGGTATTCCGACCACGGCCGCCTGTCCAGAGTTCAGTTATCTGCCCAAGGACTCGGCCACGGTGGTTGCGTTGCTCATTCAGGCCGGGGCCGTCCCCCTGGGCAAGACCAACTTGGATCAGTTCGCCACCGGCCTCGTGGGGACGCGCACCCCTTACGGCATCTGTGCCAACAGTTTTCATCCGGACTATATCCCCGGCGGCTCGAGCTGCGGTTCTGCGGTGGCCGTGGCCAAGGGGCTCTGCACCTTCGCCCTTGGCACGGACACGGCCGGTTCCGGGCGGGTCCCGGCGGCGTTCAACAACATTTTCGGCCTCAAGCCATCCCGCGGTCTGCTCAGCACCCGAGGCGTGGTCCCGGCCTGCCGCAGCCTGGACTGTGTGTCGATCTTCGCCCTCTGTGCCGGGGATGCGGACGCGATTTTCCAGGTGGCGGCTCAATACGATGCCACGGACCCGTTTTCGCGTAAAACGGATGGTGGGGCTGCAAGAGTGGCGGTTGAAAACCAGTTCACCTTTGGCGTTCCCCAAGAGGCGCAGTTGCAATTTTTCGGCAATGCAGCCTCTGCCCAGAGCTTCGCCGAAGCCATCGAGCGGCTGAAGGCCTTGGGCGGACAAAAACAAAAAGTGGACCTGCAACCCTTTCTCGATGCAGCCAAGCTGCTCTACGAGGGGCCGTGGGTGGCGGAGCGAACCGCAGCGGTGGGCGGATTCCTTCAGGAGCACCCGCAGGCGGGCCATCCGGTTACCCGGCAGATCATCTGCGGCAGCCGGGAATTTTCCGCAATCGACCTATTCCAGGCCCAGTACCGGTTGCAGGGGCTCAAGCAACAGACCGACGCAATCCTCGCCGACCTTGATTGTCTAGTCCTGCCCACGGCCGGGACCTGCTACACCATTGCCGAGGTGCATGAGAACCCCATTGAGCTCAACAGCAACCTGGGGACCTACACCAACTTCATGAATCTGCTCGATTATTGCGGGCTAGCGGTGCCGACGAGCATCAACCCTCCGGTCCCCTTCGGGGTCACCCTGGTTGCGCCCGCCTTGTGCGAACAGCGGTTGCTCAGAATTGGCGCCCGCCTCCATGAGGCGGGACAACTGCCCATGGGAACGGGGAGGAGCCTGCCGCCCCCCTACGTACCCTCTGCGCCACAGGAGGGTGTCTTGCTCATGGTCTGTGGCGCCCATCTCCAGGGACTGCCGCTCAACCACCAGCTGGTGGAGTTGCAGGCGCATTTGATCAAACACACCACCACCACCGCCAAATACCGGATGTTTGCCCTGGAAACCCAGCCGCCCAAGCCGGGCCTGATTCGTGACGAGCAGCAGGGAGCGGCGATCGAGGTCGAGGTCTATTCCATCCCGCTCAAGAACCTTGGTCCCTTTACCGCCCAGATTCCCCACCCGCTGGGCATCGGCAAGGTCGAGTTGGTAGACGGATCCTGGGTGTGCGGCTTTATTGCCGAACCGGTGGTTATGGAGCAGGGGAGGGAGATCACTGCCTTTGGCGGCTGGCGGGCCTATCTTGCCCAAAGATAAAGGCGGGCCGGGGCAACTGGTGGCTACTCATCGTTGCCCTTGAACGTCTTGATGAACTTGCGGTCAATCCAATCCTTGAGGAAAAAGGGCAATTTCCCGGAGAAGGTTATGGACCATTTGGACAGAATGCCCTCGCCATCGCCTAAGTTGTAAATGAGCAGGTACTTGCCCCCCGGCTGAAATTTTTCCAGCGGACCGTTTTCAAGGGACGCCAACAGGTTTTTGTACAGCACCGGATTTTGGCGGACAGCGTAGACTCCGACCTTGTCCAGGGGCTCGTTTTCAAAATAGACGCAGTCCCCGCCGCCAAAGATGTTGGCATGCCCCACCGACTGCAGATAGTGGTTGACCCGTAGCCCTCCGTCCGGGCCAACGGGCAGCCCGGACCGGGCAAATATCGGCGACGGCTTGACGCCTACGGCAGGAAATAGGATATCAGCGCTATATTCCTGCTCATTTTCGAGCACGATCCTGCCGTCCTCTATCTGGTGCACATAGCCGTTTTCCAGGATTTCTACGCCTTTGCGAGTGAGAATCTTCCTGGCCAGGGTGCGAACCCGGCCGGGCCGGCCAGAGAGAAAATGCCGACCGGCAAAAATTTGGATGGTCGGCATGGTTACCCTGTTTTCCCGGCATAACTGATGGATGTTGCCGGCAATCTCGATAGAAGAAGGGCCGCTGCCGATCACGGCAATGGTGATTTTTGCGCCTGCTGCGGCCGCAAGGATCTTTTGTTGCGCAGCCAGAAGGTCTTCAATGGGTTTTGCGGTAAAAATATTATCCGCATTTCCCCTGATCAGATCCCTTGGCACCGAGGAACCTGCATTGCAAGAGAGCACGTCATAGGGCAGAGATGGTGCTCCGCCCTCCAGATAGACCTTCTGCCCATTGGGATCGATTTTTTCGACCTTGCCGAGAATGAAGCACCCGCCTTTTGCCTCGACAAGCTTGCGGGTTGCAAAGCGAATATCGTCAGGATGATAGGTCCCACCCAGCATTCCCGGCCCCATCCCACTGTAGTAATGGTACTCGGAAGGCTGGATGACCGTGACCCCAAACCCCTTATCGATAAAGGTGCGCAGATTGGCAAGGGTGACCATATGGGCATGGCCGCCACCGACAAGCACGAGTTGTTTTTTCATGGCTCACCCTGATACTGATCAATGGAGGTGGCGAGACTGGCCATATGGCTGCGCTCCTCCTCGGCAATCTGCAGTAAAACCTGCCTGAATCCCTCATGATCTTTGCCTTGTTCCGCCGCGCGCGAGTACAGATCAAGCGCCTGCGCTTCAATGGCCATTGCCAGACCAAGGACCTCGAGTTCAGATTCAAGATCGGTCCTGTACAACTGCAGATATTGTTCCGTGGTCATGCCGCCTTCCATTGCCGGTTCGGCAATTTTTTGGGCGAAATCTTCCAGGGAAATTGTCCTCCCTGTTATCTGGGTATAGAGCTTTAGCAGACGTTCCTGGTGGCGTATTTCGATATCTGCCAATTGGGAAAAAAGCGATCGGGTGGATTCTTTGGTGACCTTCTCCCGCAGCGAGAGATAAAAATCGCGCAGTCCCATTTCCAGGCCAAAACCTGCGATGATTGCGTCCTCGGAACGTGATCCTCCTGTGAACAGATGCAGGCCCACCTCCTCCGGGCCGACCGCGACCTCTTTGCCCCAGGCCTTGATGCCACCGGAGAGGTTGTACACCTTGCGAAAATCCTTTCCTGCCAACATTTGCGCAGCGACACGGCTGCGTCCGCCGATGGCTCAATAGATGACGATCGGTTTTTCCCTCTCCAATTCGCCTAAGCGTGTGTCCAACTCGCCAATCGGAATCAGCTTCGCCCCCGGAAGATGGCCGCCCTCGTATTCCTTGGGCTGGCGCACATCAAGAAAGGTCACCTCTCCGGGTGGATATTGCTGCACGAGTGCATGCGCTTCTTCCCAGGTAATGGAAGAGACAGGGGTGAAAAATTGCATCCATTTCATAGGGCCCTCCTTCACGCTAAGGTTTTGTTGCACGAGCGAGATCACGACTCATACATACAATGTAGCCTGTATCATGCTATTCTTCCAGCCGTGCCCGGGGGTTTTTTCTCAGTGATTTACCCTGGCTCTCATCATTTTCGCCTCCGTCATGGCCTGGGCCGGAGCAGCTCCCGCAAGCGCGGTCAGGTCGATACCGGGTACCGCAACCGATTTCCATGCGTCGCGTTACTCCATCAAAACCTGCGTTGATCACGCCTGTGCATCGGTTGACCATGCTTGCGCCGCCAAACGGAGCAACAGGCAGGTCCATAGTCATGCAGATGGAGTTGGTGTTACGTGCCCATTTTTTGTCGGATGGCCTGGACGAGCATATCCGCTGCCTGTTCAATGCCCAAAGAGGAGCTCTGCAAGGCGAGATTGTAATTGCGGACCGCTCCCCATTCCTTGCCGGTAAAACGGCGACAGTAATTGGAGCGTTTTCGATCGGAAGCCTCCAGCATCTTCAGGGCCTCGTCCGGTTCGACCTGATATCTCTGCATGATCTGTTGCTGGCGGAAAGGGATCTCTGCATGGATAAAGACACTGAAGCAATGTGCACAGTCCTTCAAGACAAAATCAGCGCATCTCCCCACGATCACGCACGATTCTTTTTCATTGATGTCACGTATAATCTTACTCTGCACCATGAACAGTCCATCGAGCGGGGGCATGACCTCGTCTGTGTAGGCATAATTTTGCTCGTAGAGGAGATAGAAAAGCGAGTTGGCCAGCTGCTGCTCATGTTCTTGAATGTACTTTTTGGTGAAACCGCTTTGCTCGGCAGTGAGTTGAATGAGTGCTTCATCGTAAAAGGCAATGCCCAGCTGTTGCGCAACCAGTTTGCCGATGGCATGACCGCCGCTACCCAGTTCGCGGGAGATGGTGACAGTACATTTATGAGACGGCGAGGATTGTTGGGGTATGGCTTCTTGGGCTGCCTGTTTCGTTGGGCTGTCCTGGGGTTGCCAGGCTTTGGGAAAGGGAAGGGCCTTGTTATAGAGACGGACAAAATAGCCAACCAGGAGTGCCGCGGCCACCGTGCCTTCACGGATCCCCTGGACCTTACCCAGGAACATCAGGGAACTGATGACGGCGACAATAACCAGGGAGCTGTCCACCCCGATTTTCGCTTTACCAAATTCGATAGCGAACCCTCGGTTCAGGGCCATGGCCACGCCTTCGCCGGGGAGGTAGGTCACCTTGGCCTTGATCTCGAAGAAGACCCCCAGGGCGAGGACCACGCAACCCAGCAGGCAATAC
Coding sequences within it:
- the uca gene encoding urea carboxylase, producing the protein MFTKVLVANRGEIACRILRTLRTMGIGSVAVYSEVDDHARHVLEADEAYLLGPAPAAQSYLDGEKILAIAKACGVQAIHPGYGFLSENAQFCRRCEEEGIVFIGPTAEQLVDFGLKHRARELADTFQVPLLPGSPLLTSAEHALGYAQQIGYPVMLKSSAGGGGIGMALCRTGEDLLEAFERIQRLSANNFSNTAIYLEKFIEQARHVEVQIFGDGKGSALVLGDRDCSVQRRNQKVIEETPAPGLSDLLRQELHQTAKRLAEGVAYRSAGTVEFVYDAEAAQFYFLEVNTRLQVEHCVTEAVYGVDLVQWMVELAAGEQPNFAAATEHPQGAAIEVRVYAEDPGKNYQPSSGVLTEVLFPEDIRLESWVSRGSEVSAYYDPLLAKVIVHGPSREAAVKGLQEALAQSRIAGLETNLLLLGQIAACPAFVQGSYTTRILDGLVYQAPTIAVDLPGMQTSVQDYPGRQGYWAVGVPPSGPMDSLNHRLANRIVGNGEEAAALEMTVQGPTLSFNVDAIIALTGADMQAKVNGKAVERFAPLALVAGDVLSMEVAREGQRAYLAVRGGLDVPHYMGSRSTFTLGQFGGHAGRSLRAGDVLRIGSDIACEPQPLPAGLQPQFPSTWEIGVLYGPHGAPDFFTEADMATFFATDWEVHYNSSRTGVRLIGPSPEWARSDGGEAGLHPSNIHDNAYAIGAVDFTGDMPVILGPDGPSLGGFVCPVTVVQAELWKVGQLRPGDRIRFKRLSLDTAQKLEAGQEASIYQLSLPQPVSLDDPAGAEESAIVAWAAHHGDRVIYRRAGDKYLLIEYGALELDLRLRLHVHALMLAMEKHQINGIIDITPGIRSLQLHYDNRLLPLSELLALLQQLEEEIAGFDAQDIPARIVSLPLSWDDEATHTAINKYMQSVRPDAPWCPSNIEFIRRINGLESIEEVKEILFNASYLVMGLGDVYLGAPVATPLDPRHRLVTTKYNPARTWTPENAVGIGGAYLCVYGMEGPGGYQFVGRTVQMWNRYNTTKEFEPGKPWLLRFFDQIRFYPVSHEELMQMRHDFPHGAAGLKIEETVFNLSQYQHFLAANREAISAFKKRQQQAFEAERQAWIENGQLNFHSEEPVESEPEVAAPLFEGCAPVVSPVAGSLWKLQVEAETSVQAGDTIAIVECMKMEISLKAHCNGVIKQILCSEGERVAAGQCLASLLPEEV
- a CDS encoding rhodanese-like domain-containing protein, which produces MKWMQFFTPVSSITWEEAHALVQQYPPGEVTFLDVRQPKEYEGGHLPGAKLIPIGELDTRLGELEREKPIVIYUAIGGRSRVAAQMLAGKDFRKVYNLSGGIKAWGKEVAVGPEEVGLHLFTGGSRSEDAIIAGFGLEMGLRDFYLSLREKVTKESTRSLFSQLADIEIRHQERLLKLYTQITGRTISLEDFAQKIAEPAMEGGMTTEQYLQLYRTDLESELEVLGLAMAIEAQALDLYSRAAEQGKDHEGFRQVLLQIAEEERSHMASLATSIDQYQGEP
- the atzF gene encoding allophanate hydrolase gives rise to the protein MQLNISFLQEQYRQGSLTPRQLISDLLGQCRAEDPAIWIHLLSEAEIEPYLQRLQQAEMEELPLYGIPFAIKDNIDLAGIPTTAACPEFSYLPKDSATVVALLIQAGAVPLGKTNLDQFATGLVGTRTPYGICANSFHPDYIPGGSSCGSAVAVAKGLCTFALGTDTAGSGRVPAAFNNIFGLKPSRGLLSTRGVVPACRSLDCVSIFALCAGDADAIFQVAAQYDATDPFSRKTDGGAARVAVENQFTFGVPQEAQLQFFGNAASAQSFAEAIERLKALGGQKQKVDLQPFLDAAKLLYEGPWVAERTAAVGGFLQEHPQAGHPVTRQIICGSREFSAIDLFQAQYRLQGLKQQTDAILADLDCLVLPTAGTCYTIAEVHENPIELNSNLGTYTNFMNLLDYCGLAVPTSINPPVPFGVTLVAPALCEQRLLRIGARLHEAGQLPMGTGRSLPPPYVPSAPQEGVLLMVCGAHLQGLPLNHQLVELQAHLIKHTTTTAKYRMFALETQPPKPGLIRDEQQGAAIEVEVYSIPLKNLGPFTAQIPHPLGIGKVELVDGSWVCGFIAEPVVMEQGREITAFGGWRAYLAQR
- a CDS encoding urea amidolyase associated protein UAAP2, which encodes MQQTLKTSTLDPQQASYNATIAAGTGWMYTVKKGEILRITDLHGNQAVDTIFFNANRIEERYNAANTMREQGNVYITAGTEIRSNDNNVLLTVVADICGRHDTLGSACSCESNTARYALEKRYMHSCRDIFLKEILDWGQGMDKRDQVCNINFFMNVPVNPEGGSNFEDGISEANKYVELRAEMDVIVLISNCPQLNNPCNAYNPTPVEVRIWSAQQ
- a CDS encoding FAD-dependent oxidoreductase, whose translation is MKKQLVLVGGGHAHMVTLANLRTFIDKGFGVTVIQPSEYHYYSGMGPGMLGGTYHPDDIRFATRKLVEAKGGCFILGKVEKIDPNGQKVYLEGGAPSLPYDVLSCNAGSSVPRDLIRGNADNIFTAKPIEDLLAAQQKILAAAAGAKITIAVIGSGPSSIEIAGNIHQLCRENRVTMPTIQIFAGRHFLSGRPGRVRTLARKILTRKGVEILENGYVHQIEDGRIVLENEQEYSADILFPAVGVKPSPIFARSGLPVGPDGGLRVNHYLQSVGHANIFGGGDCVYFENEPLDKVGVYAVRQNPVLYKNLLASLENGPLEKFQPGGKYLLIYNLGDGEGILSKWSITFSGKLPFFLKDWIDRKFIKTFKGNDE
- a CDS encoding cytidylate kinase family protein, which translates into the protein MKNALIQRTLVFICGLFIMAIGVGLSVKANLGVSPISSVPYVYSLKFPLTLGQTTIILNILLIGLQMLLLRKNYQWMQLIQIPVVLLFGWFIDLTLPLMDWIEPTQYLSQAWYCLLGCVVLALGVFFEIKAKVTYLPGEGVAMALNRGFAIEFGKAKIGVDSSLVIVAVISSLMFLGKVQGIREGTVAAALLVGYFVRLYNKALPFPKAWQPQDSPTKQAAQEAIPQQSSPSHKCTVTISRELGSGGHAIGKLVAQQLGIAFYDEALIQLTAEQSGFTKKYIQEHEQQLANSLFYLLYEQNYAYTDEVMPPLDGLFMVQSKIIRDINEKESCVIVGRCADFVLKDCAHCFSVFIHAEIPFRQQQIMQRYQVEPDEALKMLEASDRKRSNYCRRFTGKEWGAVRNYNLALQSSSLGIEQAADMLVQAIRQKMGT